The Glutamicibacter mishrai DNA window TGCTGAAGTTCTGAGCGTAGTCGCGCAGGTCTGCCAGGACCTGTTCGATTTGGCTCATCGCCGAGCGGATTCCTTCAATCATGCCCATAGTGACGACCTTCTCCAGGTCTTCTGCGGTCTCGAACACGGCGCTCACGCTCAGCTTGCTTCCCTCGGGGGTTGGGTCGAAGGTGAACACCATGCGGTTAACCGGCAGCGTCGTGTCCTCGGTGCCGTCGGCGTGCGCGAAGCCGTCGCTGACTTCGAAGAACTTGTGTTCAACCACTTCGTGCCAGATCCAGTATCCATGGTGTTCTTCGCCTTCGGGTGAGGTCATGTGGTAGTTGGATCGGCCACCTGCGGTGGCGTCGTGGCGGGTGAAGGTTGCAGGGTATTCGACCGGCCCCCAGAATTTTTCGATTTGTCGGGCATCAAGGTAGGCGTCCCAGAGGCGGGATACTGGCACCGGAAATTCTGCGTGCACGGTCAGCGAGAGGGTTTCGGGGTCTTTGACTACGGATGTGACGGGCATGGTCTTGCTCCTTAGTTCTCTGTCTCGGCGAGGAAATCATCGAGCCGGCTAATGCGCTGGCGCCAGATATCTTCGAGGGAGGTCAGTAGTTCTTGTGCTTGCCGGATGGTTTCCGGCTGCCCACGAACGATGCGTTCGCGACCACGTGCGATTTTTGTGACCAGGCAAGCAGCTTCTAGCACTGCCACGTGCTTTTGCACCGCTGCAAAAGACATGTCGTAGTGTGCTGCAAGTTCAGAAACACTGACTTCACCACGAAGCGTCCGCCGCACGATGTCTCGTCGTGTGGCGTCTGCCAAGGCGCGGAAGACCTTGTTTGTCTGTTCTTCGCTCAACTCATATACAACCATTTGGTTGTATATTACGCCCGGGTGGAACCGCGAGTAAAGGGGCTGGCTCAAGTTTCTTATAAAAAGGTCGACAAGTCACCTGAAAAACTCGAGAAATTCAGTAGATTTCTCACGTAGTTATCCACTATATCCACGGTGTGCTCTTCTCAACCCTGCGGTGTTCGCCTAGTCTTGTGAGACCGCACAAAATCGGCTTTCCGACGAGGTGAAGAGGGAGTATGGGTACGTCCGCCATTGACTGGTCCAACACAACTCGTCGGGCACAACAAGCGCGTGAGCTGCTTTCCACCCAAGAAGCCGGAATTGGAGATCTGCCACTGCGTACAGATGTGCGCGAATCCTGGAAACGCTCACTAGCCCAAGATGGTTTGGTACAAGGCCCTCCGGTGCTGAGTAATGATCGCCTGCGTCTTGCCCGCGAACGTAGTGAACTGCAGCGAATCTGGCCGGTCTTTGAAAAACTCCTGGTTCCCGCCGCGACCGACGCCAATCTACTTGTCGCGCTGGCCGATGCTGGCGGAACCTTGTTATGGGTCGCGGGAAGCAGTAGCTCCATGAGCCAGGCCGAGCACGTGGGCTTTATGGCTGGTGCCGATTGGGCGGAGCGATCCGTGGGAACCTCGGCACCCGGAATGGCCTTGGCTACCGGTTCCGGCTCTCAGGTTTCTGGCGCCGAACACCTATATGAGCAAGCCCAGCAGTACAGCTGTTCGGCCGTGCCGATCAGGGATCTGCGTAGTGGCCAGGTGATCGGAGCCATCGATCTGACCGGAGGACCGGAAGCCATCGCGGCGCATTCCTTGCCGCTGCTGCAGGCAGCCGTCATGGCCGCCGAAACACAATTACTCCTGCCTGGTGCGGGAGTGGTGGCCGACCCTGACTACCTTGATTTGGGCCGACCGGATGGTGCCCACTTGGGATCTCACCCCATCTCCCTGCGCCATGCCGAGATTTTGACCCTGCTGGCCCAGCATCGTGACGGCCTGACTAGCGCGCAGCTAGTAGAAGAACTCTTTGAACGACCAGACTCGGCCGCCGAAGGAACCGTACGCGCCGAAATGGTCCGGTTGCGCAAGGTTCTGGCGGGTACGCCCGGGCGGACCCTGACCTCTCGCCCTTACCGCCTGCAATGGGAACTTCAAACCACCCTTGGCCGGCTTCGCAGGGCTCTGGAACAGGGCGATGTCGACTCGGCGCTTCAGCTATTCACCCCGGGGATGCTCGAACGCTCGCAGGCCCCGGGCGTACTCGCCTTGCGCTACCGCGCCGAAGCAGCGCTGCGCGAGTTGGTCATGGACCGCGGCAGCGCCCAGCAGCTGCTGAATCTCGGCCGCCAGTTAGCCGATTCCAGCCTCCTGCGCGCCGCCTTGCGCGAACTTCCGGCTGACTCGCCGGCCCGCTCGCTGATCGTCTCTGAGATTCAGGAGCTCGAAGCCTGAGTCGCTGCACCGCGTTGCAACCTACCTGCAACGTTGCTGTGATTAGAGTCACACTCAAGAGGCTGCGGAGGCGAATTCGCGGCATCATCCACTGACAAAGGAGTCATGTAGCCATGAGCGTTTATGCAAACCCGAACACCGATGGCGCGCTGGTTAATTTCAAGGAGCGCTACGAGAACTACATTGGCGGCCAATGGGTCGCCCCGGCCAAGGGCATGTATTTCGAGAACGTCACCCCGGTGACCGGCAAGGTCTTCTGCGAGGTGGCCCGTTCCACCGCCGAGGATATCGAGACTGCCCTAGATGCAGCCCATGCGGCCGCTCCTGCTTGGGGCAAGACCGGCCCTGCCGAACGCGCTGTCATCCTGAACAAGATCGCGGACCGCATCGAGGAAAACCTCGAAATGATGGCCGTGGCCGAAACCTGGGACAACGGCAAGGCCATCCGCGAGTGCCTGAACGCCGACCTGCCGCTGGCAGTTGACCACTTCCGCTACTTCGCCGGCGCCATCCGCGCTCAAGAAGGCAGTCTCTCCCAGCTCGATGACGACACCACCGCCTACCACTATCACGAACCGCTGGGCGTGGTCGGGCAGATCATCCCGTGGAACTTCCCGATCCTCATGGCTGTATGGAAGCTCGCCCCGGCACTGGCCGCCGGCAACGCGATCGTGCTCAAGCCAGCCGAGCAGACCCCGGTCTCCATCCTCGTGCTGCTGGAGCTGATCGGCGACCTGCTGCCAGCCGGCGTGCTGAACGTGGTCAACGGCTTCGGCGTGGAGGCAGGCAAGCCGCTGGCCAGCAATAAGCGCATCCGCAAGATCGCCTTCACCGGCGAAACCACCACGGGCCGGCTGATCATGCAGTACGCCTCCGAAAACCTGATCCCGGTCACCCTGGAGCTGGGCGGCAAGTCCCCGAACATCTTCTTCGAGGACATCGCCGCCAAGGAAGACGCGTTTTACGACAAGGCCCAGGAAGGGTTCACCCTGTTCGCGCTGAATCAGGGTGAAGTCTGCACCTGCCCATCGCGCGCGCTGATCCAGGAAAGCATCTACGATCGCTTCATGGGCGACGTCGTGGCCCGCACCAAGGCCATCAAGCAGGGCAACCCGCTGGATACCGATGTCATGATGGGCGCCCAGGCCTCGAATGACCAGCTGGAGAAGATCCTCTCCTACATGGACATCGGCAAGTCCGAGGGCGCCAAGGTGCTGCTCGGCGGCGGACGGGCGGATCTGGGCGGAGAGCTCTCCGGCGGCTACTACGTGCAGCCGACCATCTTCGAGGGCACCAATGACATGCGCATCTTCCAGGAGGAGATCTTCGGACCGGTGGTCGCGGTGACCAAGTTCAAGGACTACGACGACGCCATCTCCATCGCCAATGACACCCTCTACGGTTTGGGCTCGGGTGTGTGGAGTCGTAACGGAAATACTGCCTACCGCGCCGGCCGCGCCATCCAGGCCGGGCGCGTCTGGGTCAACCAGTACCATGCCTACCCGGCTCACTCGGCCTTCGGCGGCTACAAGTCCTCGGGCATCGGGCGTGAAAACCACCTGATGATGCTCGATCACTATCAGCAGACCAAGAACCTGCTCGTCTCCTACTCGGAAGACAAGCTCGGCTTCTTCTAAGCCGGAAACTTCCACCAAGCAACATCAATATCACTCAGACCTCGAAGGCGCGGGGTCAGGGGTAGCGGCGTCCGGGACGCGATTGGACTCAATTCCCGGAAGCACCCCCATGCCCCGCACCTTCGAAGCCCATGCAAAGGACAAAGTACATGAGCACGATGAAAGCTGCAATAGTCAAAGGCTTCGGCGATGAACTGGACATCGAGGATGCCGCCATTCCGCAGCCCGGCCCCGGCCAGGTGCTGGTCAAGCTGATCGCCTCCGGGGTGTGCCACACCGACCTGCACGCCGCCGAAGGCGACTGGCCGGTCAAGCCAAAGCTTCCGCTGATCCCCGGGCATGAAGGGGTGGGCAACGTCGAAAAGCTCGGCGAAGGCGTCACGGAAGTCTCCGTGGGCGACCTGATTGGCAATGCGTGGCTCGCCAGCGCGTGCGGGCACTGCCAGTATTGCCGCACCGGATGGGAGACGCTGTGCGAAGAGCAGTCCAATGGCGGCTATTCGGTGGACGGCTCCTTCGGGCAGTACATGCTGGTCGACGCCCGCTTTGCGGCCCGGATCCCGGACGGGGCCGACCCCCACGAAATTGCTCCGGTGCTGTGCGCCGGGGTGACGGTGTACAAGGGGCTGAAGATGACCGAGGTGCGCCCCGGCCAGTGGGTCGCGATCTCTGGCATCGGAGGCCTGGGGCATATTGCGGTGCAGTATGCGGTGGCCATGGGAATGCGCGTGATCGCCATCGACGTGGCCGATGACAAGCTCGATCTGGCCTCCAAGCACGGTGCGGAGATCACTGTCAATGCCTTTGCGCAGGATCCGGCCGAGGTGATCCAGGAAAAGATCGGCGGCACCCACGGCGTACTGGTCACCGCAGTGCACCCTAAGGCCTTCGGGCAGGCGATCGGCATGACCCGCCGCGGCGGAACCATCGTGTTCAACGGGCTGCCGGCCGGCGATTTCCCGGCCCCGATCTTCGACATCGTGCTCAAGGGCCTGACCATCCGCGG harbors:
- a CDS encoding GAF domain-containing protein, with the translated sequence MGTSAIDWSNTTRRAQQARELLSTQEAGIGDLPLRTDVRESWKRSLAQDGLVQGPPVLSNDRLRLARERSELQRIWPVFEKLLVPAATDANLLVALADAGGTLLWVAGSSSSMSQAEHVGFMAGADWAERSVGTSAPGMALATGSGSQVSGAEHLYEQAQQYSCSAVPIRDLRSGQVIGAIDLTGGPEAIAAHSLPLLQAAVMAAETQLLLPGAGVVADPDYLDLGRPDGAHLGSHPISLRHAEILTLLAQHRDGLTSAQLVEELFERPDSAAEGTVRAEMVRLRKVLAGTPGRTLTSRPYRLQWELQTTLGRLRRALEQGDVDSALQLFTPGMLERSQAPGVLALRYRAEAALRELVMDRGSAQQLLNLGRQLADSSLLRAALRELPADSPARSLIVSEIQELEA
- the adh gene encoding aldehyde dehydrogenase, with amino-acid sequence MSVYANPNTDGALVNFKERYENYIGGQWVAPAKGMYFENVTPVTGKVFCEVARSTAEDIETALDAAHAAAPAWGKTGPAERAVILNKIADRIEENLEMMAVAETWDNGKAIRECLNADLPLAVDHFRYFAGAIRAQEGSLSQLDDDTTAYHYHEPLGVVGQIIPWNFPILMAVWKLAPALAAGNAIVLKPAEQTPVSILVLLELIGDLLPAGVLNVVNGFGVEAGKPLASNKRIRKIAFTGETTTGRLIMQYASENLIPVTLELGGKSPNIFFEDIAAKEDAFYDKAQEGFTLFALNQGEVCTCPSRALIQESIYDRFMGDVVARTKAIKQGNPLDTDVMMGAQASNDQLEKILSYMDIGKSEGAKVLLGGGRADLGGELSGGYYVQPTIFEGTNDMRIFQEEIFGPVVAVTKFKDYDDAISIANDTLYGLGSGVWSRNGNTAYRAGRAIQAGRVWVNQYHAYPAHSAFGGYKSSGIGRENHLMMLDHYQQTKNLLVSYSEDKLGFF
- a CDS encoding ArsR/SmtB family transcription factor, with the translated sequence MVVYELSEEQTNKVFRALADATRRDIVRRTLRGEVSVSELAAHYDMSFAAVQKHVAVLEAACLVTKIARGRERIVRGQPETIRQAQELLTSLEDIWRQRISRLDDFLAETEN
- a CDS encoding SRPBCC family protein, which encodes MPVTSVVKDPETLSLTVHAEFPVPVSRLWDAYLDARQIEKFWGPVEYPATFTRHDATAGGRSNYHMTSPEGEEHHGYWIWHEVVEHKFFEVSDGFAHADGTEDTTLPVNRMVFTFDPTPEGSKLSVSAVFETAEDLEKVVTMGMIEGIRSAMSQIEQVLADLRDYAQNFSTDTQILSDTQVRVTRLIRGSVAQVWQAHHDEQLMKRWMLGPDGWKMTECITAKQVGETYRYWWEPVAGDAGTGFGFTGTVLESLPQSYEQTTEQMIDTDYPATVNELTLTPNDGGTLLTVLITYPDAQTRDTVLATGMTEGMEASYARLESIL
- the adhP gene encoding alcohol dehydrogenase AdhP, whose protein sequence is MSTMKAAIVKGFGDELDIEDAAIPQPGPGQVLVKLIASGVCHTDLHAAEGDWPVKPKLPLIPGHEGVGNVEKLGEGVTEVSVGDLIGNAWLASACGHCQYCRTGWETLCEEQSNGGYSVDGSFGQYMLVDARFAARIPDGADPHEIAPVLCAGVTVYKGLKMTEVRPGQWVAISGIGGLGHIAVQYAVAMGMRVIAIDVADDKLDLASKHGAEITVNAFAQDPAEVIQEKIGGTHGVLVTAVHPKAFGQAIGMTRRGGTIVFNGLPAGDFPAPIFDIVLKGLTIRGSIVGTRQDMIEALDFYAAGKIKPTFHTRPLEDINAVFDEMRHAKIDGRVVIDYTGKK